The Arachis hypogaea cultivar Tifrunner chromosome 16, arahy.Tifrunner.gnm2.J5K5, whole genome shotgun sequence genome contains a region encoding:
- the LOC112754597 gene encoding putative HVA22-like protein g translates to MLGDFLTRCLILLLGYAYPGFECYKTVEKNRVDNEELRFWCQYWIIVAMFTVLEKLADVVVGWFPLYDELKLALFIYLWYPKTKGTGYVYNFVLRPYVSRHENDIDKTFQEWRVRAWNLAIFYWKNCTELGQTAFWQVLDYLAGQSAKFSGKPDTKKNKKRGNEIAAPSAPPLPSLREALFENGNMNGSGSGSGHSKLTRRNVSDAHNARPVNFHLDPQTGFLHEEEPWGPDENDKPGGVFEKLRRLRKS, encoded by the exons ATGTTGGGGGATTTCCTTACAAGGTGTCTTAT ATTGCTTCTGGGGTATGCATATCCTGGATTTGAATGCTACAAAACTGTGGAGAAGAACAGGGTTGACAACGAGGAACTTCGATTCTGGTGCCAATACTG GATCATTGTTGCAATGTTTACTGTGCTGGAAAAACTTGCAGATGTAGTTGTTGGATG GTTTCCATTGTACGATGAGCTGAAGCTTGCACTTTTTATCTACCTATGGTATCCTAAGACTAAG GGAACGGGATATGTGTATAATTTTGTGTTGCGGCCTTATGTGTCAAGACATGAAAACGACATTGACAAAACATTTCAAGAATGGAGAGTTAGGGCATGGAATTTGGCCATTTTTTACTGGAAAAACTGCACTGAATTGGGGCAAACTGCATTTTGGCAGGTTCTCGACTACTTGGCTGGCCAATCCGCAAAATTTTCCGGCAAACCCGACACTAAAAAGAATAAG AAAAGGGGTAATGAGATTGCAGCTCCAAGTGCACCACCATTGCCTTCATTGCGTGAGGCTCTATTTGAAAACGGCAACATGAATGGCTCAGGTTCAGGTTCAGGGCACAGCAAATTAACGCGCCGTAATGTTTCGGACGCGCACAATGCCAGGCCAGTGAATTTCCATTTAGATCCCCAAACGGGTTTCTTGCATGAGGAGGAGCCATGGGGGCCTGACGAAAATGACAAACCCGGTGGAGTCTTCGAGAAGCTACGACGCTTGCGTAAGAGTTAG